The segment ATCGCATCAGGCGGTGCAGTTAGCTTCAGTATTGACTTCCTGTTCCTTGGACTTCTGTCGCTTATAAAAGCAGCGGGCGGTTTACTGTTCTGGGTACTACTACTTCGCGCGATTCTAAGCTGGGTTAGCCAAGGCCGTAGCCCTATTGAGTATGTATTTCATCAACTGACAGAACCAATGCTGGCACCGATTCGTCGTATTCTTCCTCCTATGGGTGGTTTCGATCTTAGCGTGTTAGTACTGTTTATTGTGTTGCAGTTTGCCAACTTCCTGATGGGCGATATCATCGGTCCTATCTGGTATCAACTATAATGAAAGCAGCTTGGTTTGATGGTGACGACTTAATTTTACGGCTCTATATTCAGCCGAAAGCCAGTCGTGACAGCATTGTTGGTCTGCATGGTGAAGAGCTAAAAATCGCAATAACCGCTCCACCTGTTGACGGTAAAGCCAACGCCCATCTCACCAAGTATTTAGCCAAACAATGCAAAGTGGCTAAAGGGCTGATAGAAATAGAAAAAGGCGAACTTGGCAGGCATAAACAGATCAGAATTATTTCGCCAGCTGAGATACCTAAAGAAATACAAGCCGTTATTCAATCACCAAACTTTCATTCCCCACTCCTATGTGGGGAATGTTTTTAGTCTAGATCAACAAGGAAACGACCATGCGCCAATGGATGATAGCTCTGCTACTTACCTTTGCCGCTCTGCCAAGCTCAGCAGAGCAGTTTCAGAACATCAAAGATATTGAAGTGCACTACTCTGCTTTCAATTCAACA is part of the Vibrio diazotrophicus genome and harbors:
- a CDS encoding YggT family protein, which translates into the protein MNSMSFLISTVFDLYIMVVILRIWLQAARADFYNPFSQFIVKATQPVVAPLRRVIPSVGSVDLATVLFAYVLCVLKFVAMILIASGGAVSFSIDFLFLGLLSLIKAAGGLLFWVLLLRAILSWVSQGRSPIEYVFHQLTEPMLAPIRRILPPMGGFDLSVLVLFIVLQFANFLMGDIIGPIWYQL
- the yggU gene encoding DUF167 family protein YggU, which encodes MKAAWFDGDDLILRLYIQPKASRDSIVGLHGEELKIAITAPPVDGKANAHLTKYLAKQCKVAKGLIEIEKGELGRHKQIRIISPAEIPKEIQAVIQSPNFHSPLLCGECF